The following are encoded together in the Oncorhynchus clarkii lewisi isolate Uvic-CL-2024 chromosome 25, UVic_Ocla_1.0, whole genome shotgun sequence genome:
- the LOC139383394 gene encoding heterogeneous nuclear ribonucleoprotein Q-like isoform X2 yields MATEHINGNGPEEPMDTTAAVTHSEHFQTLLEAGLPQKVAEKLDEIYIAGLVSHSDLDDRAIEALKEFNEEGALQVLLQFKDSDLSHVQNKSAFLCGVMKTYRQREKQGTKVSDSNKGPDEAKIKALLERTGYTLDVTTGQRKYGGPPPDSAHTGAQPTIGTEIFVGKIPRDLFEDELVPLFEKAGPIWDLRLMMDPLSGLNRGYAFVTFCTKEAAQEAVKLCNNNEIRPGKHIGVCISVANNRLFVGSIPKSKTKEQIVEEFAKVTEGLNDVILYHQPEDKKKNRGFCFLEYEDHKTAAQARRRLMSGKVKVWANVVTVEWADPIEDPDPEVMAKVKVLFVRNLASTVTEEILEKAFSHFGKLERVKKLKDYAFIHFEERDGAVKALADLNGKDLEGEHIEIVFAKPPDQKRKERKAQRQAAKTQMYDDYYYYGPPHMPPPTRGRGRGGGRGGYSYPHDYYGYEDYYDYYGYDYHNYRGGYEDPYYGYEDFQAPSRGRGGARGGARGGATLSSRGRGAATPRGRVGGFSQRGGSGPGSSREDFLKFDFLKLVMGKRGRGRS; encoded by the exons ATGGCCACAGAACATATTAATGGAAATGGTCCAGAAGAACCAATGGACACCACTGCTGCAGTTACCCATTCTGAACACTTCCAGACTTTATTAGAAGCTGGTTTACCACAGAAAGTTGCTGAAAAACTAGATGAAATTTACATAGCAG GTTTGGTATCACACAGTGACCTAGATGATAGAGCGATTGAGGCTCTGAAAGAGTTCAACGAAGAAGGTGCTCTGCAAGTTCTGTTGCAGTTCAAGGACAGCGACCTCTCACATGTTCAG AACAAAAGTGCCTTTCTTTGTGGAGTTATGAAGACatatagacagagggagaaacagggtACCAAAGTCTCAGACTCCAATAAAGGACCAGATGAGGCCAAAATCAAA GCCCTGCTGGAGAGAACTGGCTACACGCTCGATGTGACAACAGGTCAGCGGAAGTATGGAGGCCCCCCTCCAGATTCTGCTCACACAGGGGCACAGCCCACAATTGGTACAGAG ATTTTTGTTGGCAAGATCCCTAGAGATCTATTTGAGGATGAGCTGGTCCCTCTGTTTGAGAAAGCCGGGCCCATTTGGGACCTGCGTCTGATGATGGACCCCCTCAGTGGCCTGAACAGAGGTTACGCCTTTGTCACTTTCTGCACTAAAGAGGCGGCGCAGGAGGCTGTCAAGCTG TGTAACAACAATGAAATTCGACCCGGCAAACACATTGGTGTGTGCATCTCTGTGGCCAATAATAGACTATTCGTTGGCTCCATCCCCAAGAGTAAAACAAAAGAGCAGATTGTGGAAGAATTTGCCAAAGTCACGG AGGGTCTTAATGATGTCATACTGTACCATCAGCCAGAAGACAAGAAAAAGAACAGAGGCTTTTGCTTCTTGGAATATGAAGACCACAAAACTGCCGCTCAGGCCCGCCGCCGGCTGATGAGTGGCAAGGTCAAGGTGTGGGCGAACGTGGTGACTGTGGAGTGGGCTGACCCCATAGAAGACCCTGATCCTGAGGTCATGGCCAAG GTGAAAGTGCTGTTTGTCCGAAACCTTGCGAGCACTGTAACGGAGGAAATACTTGAAAAGGCCTTCAGTCATTTTGGCAAGTTGGAGCGGGTGAAGAAGCTGAAAGACTACGCCTTCATCCACTTTGAGGAGAGAGACGGCGCAGTCAAG GCCTTGGCCGACCTGAATGGGAAAGACCTGGAGGGAGAGCACATTGAAATAGTCTTTGCAAAGCCACCTgaccagaagaggaaagaacgcAAAGCCCAGAGACAAGCGGCTAAGACACAAAT GTATGACGATTACTATTACTACGGCCCACCTCACATGCCACCTCCCACAAGAGGCAGGGGACGAGGTGGCGGCCGAGGAGGCTACTCTTACCCCCATGACTACTACGGCTATGAAGATTACTATGATTACTATGGCTATGACTACCACAACTACCGGGGTGGCTATGAAGACCCCTACTACGGCTATGAGGACTTCCAAGCTCCCAGCCGAGGAAGAGGAGGGGCCCGAGGCGGAGCCCGTGGTGGTGCCACCCTATCCTCCCGGGGCCGTGGAGCTGCCACACCCAGGGGCAGAGTGGGTGGCTTTTCTCAGCGAGGTGGAAGTGGCCCTGGATCGAGCAGAG AAGACTTCCTCAAATTTGACTTCCTCAAATTAGTGATGG GGAAAAGGGGTCGAGGCCGGTCCTGA
- the LOC139383394 gene encoding heterogeneous nuclear ribonucleoprotein Q-like isoform X5 has product MATEHINGNGPEEPMDTTAAVTHSEHFQTLLEAGLPQKVAEKLDEIYIAGLVSHSDLDDRAIEALKEFNEEGALQVLLQFKDSDLSHVQNKSAFLCGVMKTYRQREKQGTKVSDSNKGPDEAKIKALLERTGYTLDVTTGQRKYGGPPPDSAHTGAQPTIGTEIFVGKIPRDLFEDELVPLFEKAGPIWDLRLMMDPLSGLNRGYAFVTFCTKEAAQEAVKLCNNNEIRPGKHIGVCISVANNRLFVGSIPKSKTKEQIVEEFAKVTEGLNDVILYHQPEDKKKNRGFCFLEYEDHKTAAQARRRLMSGKVKVWANVVTVEWADPIEDPDPEVMAKVKVLFVRNLASTVTEEILEKAFSHFGKLERVKKLKDYAFIHFEERDGAVKALADLNGKDLEGEHIEIVFAKPPDQKRKERKAQRQAAKTQMYDDYYYYGPPHMPPPTRGRGRGGGRGGYSYPHDYYGYEDYYDYYGYDYHNYRGGYEDPYYGYEDFQAPSRGRGGARGGARGGATLSSRGRGAATPRGRVGGFSQRGGSGPGSSRGKRGRGRS; this is encoded by the exons ATGGCCACAGAACATATTAATGGAAATGGTCCAGAAGAACCAATGGACACCACTGCTGCAGTTACCCATTCTGAACACTTCCAGACTTTATTAGAAGCTGGTTTACCACAGAAAGTTGCTGAAAAACTAGATGAAATTTACATAGCAG GTTTGGTATCACACAGTGACCTAGATGATAGAGCGATTGAGGCTCTGAAAGAGTTCAACGAAGAAGGTGCTCTGCAAGTTCTGTTGCAGTTCAAGGACAGCGACCTCTCACATGTTCAG AACAAAAGTGCCTTTCTTTGTGGAGTTATGAAGACatatagacagagggagaaacagggtACCAAAGTCTCAGACTCCAATAAAGGACCAGATGAGGCCAAAATCAAA GCCCTGCTGGAGAGAACTGGCTACACGCTCGATGTGACAACAGGTCAGCGGAAGTATGGAGGCCCCCCTCCAGATTCTGCTCACACAGGGGCACAGCCCACAATTGGTACAGAG ATTTTTGTTGGCAAGATCCCTAGAGATCTATTTGAGGATGAGCTGGTCCCTCTGTTTGAGAAAGCCGGGCCCATTTGGGACCTGCGTCTGATGATGGACCCCCTCAGTGGCCTGAACAGAGGTTACGCCTTTGTCACTTTCTGCACTAAAGAGGCGGCGCAGGAGGCTGTCAAGCTG TGTAACAACAATGAAATTCGACCCGGCAAACACATTGGTGTGTGCATCTCTGTGGCCAATAATAGACTATTCGTTGGCTCCATCCCCAAGAGTAAAACAAAAGAGCAGATTGTGGAAGAATTTGCCAAAGTCACGG AGGGTCTTAATGATGTCATACTGTACCATCAGCCAGAAGACAAGAAAAAGAACAGAGGCTTTTGCTTCTTGGAATATGAAGACCACAAAACTGCCGCTCAGGCCCGCCGCCGGCTGATGAGTGGCAAGGTCAAGGTGTGGGCGAACGTGGTGACTGTGGAGTGGGCTGACCCCATAGAAGACCCTGATCCTGAGGTCATGGCCAAG GTGAAAGTGCTGTTTGTCCGAAACCTTGCGAGCACTGTAACGGAGGAAATACTTGAAAAGGCCTTCAGTCATTTTGGCAAGTTGGAGCGGGTGAAGAAGCTGAAAGACTACGCCTTCATCCACTTTGAGGAGAGAGACGGCGCAGTCAAG GCCTTGGCCGACCTGAATGGGAAAGACCTGGAGGGAGAGCACATTGAAATAGTCTTTGCAAAGCCACCTgaccagaagaggaaagaacgcAAAGCCCAGAGACAAGCGGCTAAGACACAAAT GTATGACGATTACTATTACTACGGCCCACCTCACATGCCACCTCCCACAAGAGGCAGGGGACGAGGTGGCGGCCGAGGAGGCTACTCTTACCCCCATGACTACTACGGCTATGAAGATTACTATGATTACTATGGCTATGACTACCACAACTACCGGGGTGGCTATGAAGACCCCTACTACGGCTATGAGGACTTCCAAGCTCCCAGCCGAGGAAGAGGAGGGGCCCGAGGCGGAGCCCGTGGTGGTGCCACCCTATCCTCCCGGGGCCGTGGAGCTGCCACACCCAGGGGCAGAGTGGGTGGCTTTTCTCAGCGAGGTGGAAGTGGCCCTGGATCGAGCAGAG GGAAAAGGGGTCGAGGCCGGTCCTGA
- the LOC139383394 gene encoding heterogeneous nuclear ribonucleoprotein Q-like isoform X1, producing MATEHINGNGPEEPMDTTAAVTHSEHFQTLLEAGLPQKVAEKLDEIYIAGLVSHSDLDDRAIEALKEFNEEGALQVLLQFKDSDLSHVQNKSAFLCGVMKTYRQREKQGTKVSDSNKGPDEAKIKALLERTGYTLDVTTGQRKYGGPPPDSAHTGAQPTIGTEIFVGKIPRDLFEDELVPLFEKAGPIWDLRLMMDPLSGLNRGYAFVTFCTKEAAQEAVKLCNNNEIRPGKHIGVCISVANNRLFVGSIPKSKTKEQIVEEFAKVTEGLNDVILYHQPEDKKKNRGFCFLEYEDHKTAAQARRRLMSGKVKVWANVVTVEWADPIEDPDPEVMAKVKVLFVRNLASTVTEEILEKAFSHFGKLERVKKLKDYAFIHFEERDGAVKALADLNGKDLEGEHIEIVFAKPPDQKRKERKAQRQAAKTQMYDDYYYYGPPHMPPPTRGRGRGGGRGGYSYPHDYYGYEDYYDYYGYDYHNYRGGYEDPYYGYEDFQAPSRGRGGARGGARGGATLSSRGRGAATPRGRVGGFSQRGGSGPGSSREDFLKFDFLKLVMAGKRGRGRS from the exons ATGGCCACAGAACATATTAATGGAAATGGTCCAGAAGAACCAATGGACACCACTGCTGCAGTTACCCATTCTGAACACTTCCAGACTTTATTAGAAGCTGGTTTACCACAGAAAGTTGCTGAAAAACTAGATGAAATTTACATAGCAG GTTTGGTATCACACAGTGACCTAGATGATAGAGCGATTGAGGCTCTGAAAGAGTTCAACGAAGAAGGTGCTCTGCAAGTTCTGTTGCAGTTCAAGGACAGCGACCTCTCACATGTTCAG AACAAAAGTGCCTTTCTTTGTGGAGTTATGAAGACatatagacagagggagaaacagggtACCAAAGTCTCAGACTCCAATAAAGGACCAGATGAGGCCAAAATCAAA GCCCTGCTGGAGAGAACTGGCTACACGCTCGATGTGACAACAGGTCAGCGGAAGTATGGAGGCCCCCCTCCAGATTCTGCTCACACAGGGGCACAGCCCACAATTGGTACAGAG ATTTTTGTTGGCAAGATCCCTAGAGATCTATTTGAGGATGAGCTGGTCCCTCTGTTTGAGAAAGCCGGGCCCATTTGGGACCTGCGTCTGATGATGGACCCCCTCAGTGGCCTGAACAGAGGTTACGCCTTTGTCACTTTCTGCACTAAAGAGGCGGCGCAGGAGGCTGTCAAGCTG TGTAACAACAATGAAATTCGACCCGGCAAACACATTGGTGTGTGCATCTCTGTGGCCAATAATAGACTATTCGTTGGCTCCATCCCCAAGAGTAAAACAAAAGAGCAGATTGTGGAAGAATTTGCCAAAGTCACGG AGGGTCTTAATGATGTCATACTGTACCATCAGCCAGAAGACAAGAAAAAGAACAGAGGCTTTTGCTTCTTGGAATATGAAGACCACAAAACTGCCGCTCAGGCCCGCCGCCGGCTGATGAGTGGCAAGGTCAAGGTGTGGGCGAACGTGGTGACTGTGGAGTGGGCTGACCCCATAGAAGACCCTGATCCTGAGGTCATGGCCAAG GTGAAAGTGCTGTTTGTCCGAAACCTTGCGAGCACTGTAACGGAGGAAATACTTGAAAAGGCCTTCAGTCATTTTGGCAAGTTGGAGCGGGTGAAGAAGCTGAAAGACTACGCCTTCATCCACTTTGAGGAGAGAGACGGCGCAGTCAAG GCCTTGGCCGACCTGAATGGGAAAGACCTGGAGGGAGAGCACATTGAAATAGTCTTTGCAAAGCCACCTgaccagaagaggaaagaacgcAAAGCCCAGAGACAAGCGGCTAAGACACAAAT GTATGACGATTACTATTACTACGGCCCACCTCACATGCCACCTCCCACAAGAGGCAGGGGACGAGGTGGCGGCCGAGGAGGCTACTCTTACCCCCATGACTACTACGGCTATGAAGATTACTATGATTACTATGGCTATGACTACCACAACTACCGGGGTGGCTATGAAGACCCCTACTACGGCTATGAGGACTTCCAAGCTCCCAGCCGAGGAAGAGGAGGGGCCCGAGGCGGAGCCCGTGGTGGTGCCACCCTATCCTCCCGGGGCCGTGGAGCTGCCACACCCAGGGGCAGAGTGGGTGGCTTTTCTCAGCGAGGTGGAAGTGGCCCTGGATCGAGCAGAG AAGACTTCCTCAAATTTGACTTCCTCAAATTAGTGATGG CAGGGAAAAGGGGTCGAGGCCGGTCCTGA
- the LOC139383394 gene encoding heterogeneous nuclear ribonucleoprotein Q-like isoform X4, whose protein sequence is MATEHINGNGPEEPMDTTAAVTHSEHFQTLLEAGLPQKVAEKLDEIYIAGLVSHSDLDDRAIEALKEFNEEGALQVLLQFKDSDLSHVQNKSAFLCGVMKTYRQREKQGTKVSDSNKGPDEAKIKALLERTGYTLDVTTGQRKYGGPPPDSAHTGAQPTIGTEIFVGKIPRDLFEDELVPLFEKAGPIWDLRLMMDPLSGLNRGYAFVTFCTKEAAQEAVKLCNNNEIRPGKHIGVCISVANNRLFVGSIPKSKTKEQIVEEFAKVTEGLNDVILYHQPEDKKKNRGFCFLEYEDHKTAAQARRRLMSGKVKVWANVVTVEWADPIEDPDPEVMAKVKVLFVRNLASTVTEEILEKAFSHFGKLERVKKLKDYAFIHFEERDGAVKALADLNGKDLEGEHIEIVFAKPPDQKRKERKAQRQAAKTQMYDDYYYYGPPHMPPPTRGRGRGGGRGGYSYPHDYYGYEDYYDYYGYDYHNYRGGYEDPYYGYEDFQAPSRGRGGARGGARGGATLSSRGRGAATPRGRVGGFSQRGGSGPGSSRAGKRGRGRS, encoded by the exons ATGGCCACAGAACATATTAATGGAAATGGTCCAGAAGAACCAATGGACACCACTGCTGCAGTTACCCATTCTGAACACTTCCAGACTTTATTAGAAGCTGGTTTACCACAGAAAGTTGCTGAAAAACTAGATGAAATTTACATAGCAG GTTTGGTATCACACAGTGACCTAGATGATAGAGCGATTGAGGCTCTGAAAGAGTTCAACGAAGAAGGTGCTCTGCAAGTTCTGTTGCAGTTCAAGGACAGCGACCTCTCACATGTTCAG AACAAAAGTGCCTTTCTTTGTGGAGTTATGAAGACatatagacagagggagaaacagggtACCAAAGTCTCAGACTCCAATAAAGGACCAGATGAGGCCAAAATCAAA GCCCTGCTGGAGAGAACTGGCTACACGCTCGATGTGACAACAGGTCAGCGGAAGTATGGAGGCCCCCCTCCAGATTCTGCTCACACAGGGGCACAGCCCACAATTGGTACAGAG ATTTTTGTTGGCAAGATCCCTAGAGATCTATTTGAGGATGAGCTGGTCCCTCTGTTTGAGAAAGCCGGGCCCATTTGGGACCTGCGTCTGATGATGGACCCCCTCAGTGGCCTGAACAGAGGTTACGCCTTTGTCACTTTCTGCACTAAAGAGGCGGCGCAGGAGGCTGTCAAGCTG TGTAACAACAATGAAATTCGACCCGGCAAACACATTGGTGTGTGCATCTCTGTGGCCAATAATAGACTATTCGTTGGCTCCATCCCCAAGAGTAAAACAAAAGAGCAGATTGTGGAAGAATTTGCCAAAGTCACGG AGGGTCTTAATGATGTCATACTGTACCATCAGCCAGAAGACAAGAAAAAGAACAGAGGCTTTTGCTTCTTGGAATATGAAGACCACAAAACTGCCGCTCAGGCCCGCCGCCGGCTGATGAGTGGCAAGGTCAAGGTGTGGGCGAACGTGGTGACTGTGGAGTGGGCTGACCCCATAGAAGACCCTGATCCTGAGGTCATGGCCAAG GTGAAAGTGCTGTTTGTCCGAAACCTTGCGAGCACTGTAACGGAGGAAATACTTGAAAAGGCCTTCAGTCATTTTGGCAAGTTGGAGCGGGTGAAGAAGCTGAAAGACTACGCCTTCATCCACTTTGAGGAGAGAGACGGCGCAGTCAAG GCCTTGGCCGACCTGAATGGGAAAGACCTGGAGGGAGAGCACATTGAAATAGTCTTTGCAAAGCCACCTgaccagaagaggaaagaacgcAAAGCCCAGAGACAAGCGGCTAAGACACAAAT GTATGACGATTACTATTACTACGGCCCACCTCACATGCCACCTCCCACAAGAGGCAGGGGACGAGGTGGCGGCCGAGGAGGCTACTCTTACCCCCATGACTACTACGGCTATGAAGATTACTATGATTACTATGGCTATGACTACCACAACTACCGGGGTGGCTATGAAGACCCCTACTACGGCTATGAGGACTTCCAAGCTCCCAGCCGAGGAAGAGGAGGGGCCCGAGGCGGAGCCCGTGGTGGTGCCACCCTATCCTCCCGGGGCCGTGGAGCTGCCACACCCAGGGGCAGAGTGGGTGGCTTTTCTCAGCGAGGTGGAAGTGGCCCTGGATCGAGCAGAG CAGGGAAAAGGGGTCGAGGCCGGTCCTGA
- the LOC139383394 gene encoding heterogeneous nuclear ribonucleoprotein Q-like isoform X3 — MATEHINGNGPEEPMDTTAAVTHSEHFQTLLEAGLPQKVAEKLDEIYIAGLVSHSDLDDRAIEALKEFNEEGALQVLLQFKDSDLSHVQNKSAFLCGVMKTYRQREKQGTKVSDSNKGPDEAKIKALLERTGYTLDVTTGQRKYGGPPPDSAHTGAQPTIGTEIFVGKIPRDLFEDELVPLFEKAGPIWDLRLMMDPLSGLNRGYAFVTFCTKEAAQEAVKLCNNNEIRPGKHIGVCISVANNRLFVGSIPKSKTKEQIVEEFAKVTEGLNDVILYHQPEDKKKNRGFCFLEYEDHKTAAQARRRLMSGKVKVWANVVTVEWADPIEDPDPEVMAKVKVLFVRNLASTVTEEILEKAFSHFGKLERVKKLKDYAFIHFEERDGAVKALADLNGKDLEGEHIEIVFAKPPDQKRKERKAQRQAAKTQMYDDYYYYGPPHMPPPTRGRGRGGGRGGYSYPHDYYGYEDYYDYYGYDYHNYRGGYEDPYYGYEDFQAPSRGRGGARGGARGGATLSSRGRGAATPRGRVGGFSQRGGSGPGSSRGVQGTKGALAGKRGRGRS; from the exons ATGGCCACAGAACATATTAATGGAAATGGTCCAGAAGAACCAATGGACACCACTGCTGCAGTTACCCATTCTGAACACTTCCAGACTTTATTAGAAGCTGGTTTACCACAGAAAGTTGCTGAAAAACTAGATGAAATTTACATAGCAG GTTTGGTATCACACAGTGACCTAGATGATAGAGCGATTGAGGCTCTGAAAGAGTTCAACGAAGAAGGTGCTCTGCAAGTTCTGTTGCAGTTCAAGGACAGCGACCTCTCACATGTTCAG AACAAAAGTGCCTTTCTTTGTGGAGTTATGAAGACatatagacagagggagaaacagggtACCAAAGTCTCAGACTCCAATAAAGGACCAGATGAGGCCAAAATCAAA GCCCTGCTGGAGAGAACTGGCTACACGCTCGATGTGACAACAGGTCAGCGGAAGTATGGAGGCCCCCCTCCAGATTCTGCTCACACAGGGGCACAGCCCACAATTGGTACAGAG ATTTTTGTTGGCAAGATCCCTAGAGATCTATTTGAGGATGAGCTGGTCCCTCTGTTTGAGAAAGCCGGGCCCATTTGGGACCTGCGTCTGATGATGGACCCCCTCAGTGGCCTGAACAGAGGTTACGCCTTTGTCACTTTCTGCACTAAAGAGGCGGCGCAGGAGGCTGTCAAGCTG TGTAACAACAATGAAATTCGACCCGGCAAACACATTGGTGTGTGCATCTCTGTGGCCAATAATAGACTATTCGTTGGCTCCATCCCCAAGAGTAAAACAAAAGAGCAGATTGTGGAAGAATTTGCCAAAGTCACGG AGGGTCTTAATGATGTCATACTGTACCATCAGCCAGAAGACAAGAAAAAGAACAGAGGCTTTTGCTTCTTGGAATATGAAGACCACAAAACTGCCGCTCAGGCCCGCCGCCGGCTGATGAGTGGCAAGGTCAAGGTGTGGGCGAACGTGGTGACTGTGGAGTGGGCTGACCCCATAGAAGACCCTGATCCTGAGGTCATGGCCAAG GTGAAAGTGCTGTTTGTCCGAAACCTTGCGAGCACTGTAACGGAGGAAATACTTGAAAAGGCCTTCAGTCATTTTGGCAAGTTGGAGCGGGTGAAGAAGCTGAAAGACTACGCCTTCATCCACTTTGAGGAGAGAGACGGCGCAGTCAAG GCCTTGGCCGACCTGAATGGGAAAGACCTGGAGGGAGAGCACATTGAAATAGTCTTTGCAAAGCCACCTgaccagaagaggaaagaacgcAAAGCCCAGAGACAAGCGGCTAAGACACAAAT GTATGACGATTACTATTACTACGGCCCACCTCACATGCCACCTCCCACAAGAGGCAGGGGACGAGGTGGCGGCCGAGGAGGCTACTCTTACCCCCATGACTACTACGGCTATGAAGATTACTATGATTACTATGGCTATGACTACCACAACTACCGGGGTGGCTATGAAGACCCCTACTACGGCTATGAGGACTTCCAAGCTCCCAGCCGAGGAAGAGGAGGGGCCCGAGGCGGAGCCCGTGGTGGTGCCACCCTATCCTCCCGGGGCCGTGGAGCTGCCACACCCAGGGGCAGAGTGGGTGGCTTTTCTCAGCGAGGTGGAAGTGGCCCTGGATCGAGCAGAGGTGTGCAGGGGACCAAAGGGGCACTGG CAGGGAAAAGGGGTCGAGGCCGGTCCTGA
- the LOC139383394 gene encoding heterogeneous nuclear ribonucleoprotein Q-like isoform X9 — MKTYRQREKQGTKVSDSNKGPDEAKIKALLERTGYTLDVTTGQRKYGGPPPDSAHTGAQPTIGTEIFVGKIPRDLFEDELVPLFEKAGPIWDLRLMMDPLSGLNRGYAFVTFCTKEAAQEAVKLCNNNEIRPGKHIGVCISVANNRLFVGSIPKSKTKEQIVEEFAKVTEGLNDVILYHQPEDKKKNRGFCFLEYEDHKTAAQARRRLMSGKVKVWANVVTVEWADPIEDPDPEVMAKVKVLFVRNLASTVTEEILEKAFSHFGKLERVKKLKDYAFIHFEERDGAVKALADLNGKDLEGEHIEIVFAKPPDQKRKERKAQRQAAKTQMYDDYYYYGPPHMPPPTRGRGRGGGRGGYSYPHDYYGYEDYYDYYGYDYHNYRGGYEDPYYGYEDFQAPSRGRGGARGGARGGATLSSRGRGAATPRGRVGGFSQRGGSGPGSSRGKRGRGRS; from the exons ATGAAGACatatagacagagggagaaacagggtACCAAAGTCTCAGACTCCAATAAAGGACCAGATGAGGCCAAAATCAAA GCCCTGCTGGAGAGAACTGGCTACACGCTCGATGTGACAACAGGTCAGCGGAAGTATGGAGGCCCCCCTCCAGATTCTGCTCACACAGGGGCACAGCCCACAATTGGTACAGAG ATTTTTGTTGGCAAGATCCCTAGAGATCTATTTGAGGATGAGCTGGTCCCTCTGTTTGAGAAAGCCGGGCCCATTTGGGACCTGCGTCTGATGATGGACCCCCTCAGTGGCCTGAACAGAGGTTACGCCTTTGTCACTTTCTGCACTAAAGAGGCGGCGCAGGAGGCTGTCAAGCTG TGTAACAACAATGAAATTCGACCCGGCAAACACATTGGTGTGTGCATCTCTGTGGCCAATAATAGACTATTCGTTGGCTCCATCCCCAAGAGTAAAACAAAAGAGCAGATTGTGGAAGAATTTGCCAAAGTCACGG AGGGTCTTAATGATGTCATACTGTACCATCAGCCAGAAGACAAGAAAAAGAACAGAGGCTTTTGCTTCTTGGAATATGAAGACCACAAAACTGCCGCTCAGGCCCGCCGCCGGCTGATGAGTGGCAAGGTCAAGGTGTGGGCGAACGTGGTGACTGTGGAGTGGGCTGACCCCATAGAAGACCCTGATCCTGAGGTCATGGCCAAG GTGAAAGTGCTGTTTGTCCGAAACCTTGCGAGCACTGTAACGGAGGAAATACTTGAAAAGGCCTTCAGTCATTTTGGCAAGTTGGAGCGGGTGAAGAAGCTGAAAGACTACGCCTTCATCCACTTTGAGGAGAGAGACGGCGCAGTCAAG GCCTTGGCCGACCTGAATGGGAAAGACCTGGAGGGAGAGCACATTGAAATAGTCTTTGCAAAGCCACCTgaccagaagaggaaagaacgcAAAGCCCAGAGACAAGCGGCTAAGACACAAAT GTATGACGATTACTATTACTACGGCCCACCTCACATGCCACCTCCCACAAGAGGCAGGGGACGAGGTGGCGGCCGAGGAGGCTACTCTTACCCCCATGACTACTACGGCTATGAAGATTACTATGATTACTATGGCTATGACTACCACAACTACCGGGGTGGCTATGAAGACCCCTACTACGGCTATGAGGACTTCCAAGCTCCCAGCCGAGGAAGAGGAGGGGCCCGAGGCGGAGCCCGTGGTGGTGCCACCCTATCCTCCCGGGGCCGTGGAGCTGCCACACCCAGGGGCAGAGTGGGTGGCTTTTCTCAGCGAGGTGGAAGTGGCCCTGGATCGAGCAGAG GGAAAAGGGGTCGAGGCCGGTCCTGA